In Blastopirellula sediminis, the following proteins share a genomic window:
- a CDS encoding SEC-C metal-binding domain-containing protein: MNKRRHGYPSETQVKRGVRIVHGDKLLEEKLGRNDPCPCGSGLRFKKCCLAKGSF; encoded by the coding sequence ATGAACAAGCGGCGTCATGGATATCCCTCCGAAACGCAAGTCAAGCGCGGAGTGCGGATCGTCCACGGCGACAAACTGCTGGAAGAAAAGCTAGGGCGGAATGATCCTTGCCCTTGCGGTTCCGGCCTCCGTTTCAAGAAGTGCTGTCTCGCGAAAGGCTCCTTTTGA
- a CDS encoding AAA family ATPase has protein sequence MEGIIFIGLQASGKSSFFQERFFATHVRISLDLFRTRNRERRLLAACLETGQPLVVDNTNPTRDARTVYIDALKQARFSVVGYYFQSQLSQCLVRNQQRERSVPDVGLFSTAKRLELPTLEEGFDALRYVRLIETGFVVEEWNDEV, from the coding sequence ATGGAAGGAATCATCTTTATCGGTCTTCAAGCGTCGGGAAAGTCGTCGTTCTTCCAAGAGCGATTCTTTGCGACGCACGTCCGGATCAGTCTCGACCTGTTCCGCACCCGCAATCGGGAGCGTCGCCTGCTGGCCGCTTGCCTCGAAACGGGGCAACCGCTCGTCGTCGACAATACGAACCCGACTCGGGACGCGCGAACCGTCTATATCGACGCTTTGAAGCAGGCCCGCTTTTCCGTCGTCGGCTACTACTTTCAATCGCAGCTTTCCCAATGCCTTGTCCGGAATCAGCAGCGAGAACGTTCAGTTCCAGACGTCGGCCTCTTCTCCACCGCCAAACGGCTGGAGTTGCCGACCTTGGAAGAAGGATTTGATGCGTTGCGGTACGTCCGCCTGATCGAAACAGGATTTGTCGTAGAGGAATGGAACGATGAAGTTTGA